The Populus trichocarpa isolate Nisqually-1 chromosome 18, P.trichocarpa_v4.1, whole genome shotgun sequence genomic interval tctaGAGCGCATggaaaaatgtaaatgaatgtatGATAATGAACAATGCATGATGCATATGTAATGTGAGCTTGCTTTTCAAAAACGATCGATGGCCAACATTTCGTTTGCGTAATGGGTATGGACTCCTTTGTCACGTTCCTTATCAGGGGTAGTTTTGCTCAAGTTGTTGCTTTCGTAGACTTAACCCTACTCTATAAGAGATATTTCACAAAAGATGGGTCAATGccccttttcattaataatattggCTAATACATCTCTTGAAAAGAggatacaaaaagaaaagaggatacaaaagaaaaaaaaatacatcaatcttCCTCTTCATCCATATTTCTAGCCACTGGTAGGAAAGCAAGGCCTCGATTCTCAATCTTCTCTAAGAAGGCATCAGTCTCAGCCAAGCTTTGTCGATAACGAAAGATGTCCCTCCCCACCCATCGGGCATTGGCTCTAATAATCCGTACATGAATGGCAGCTTCATCCATTTGCTCATCTACTTTGGCCATCTTCTCCATAAGCAACATGTTGTTCTGGTTCAAGGTATTGTTGTTGGTGTCGATctgttctttatgtttttctgaaGCTTCCAACTTTTCGGTCAACTGTTTTACCTTTTCCCGCTCTCTGTCAAGTTTCGCTTTCAGCAtcctaatttcatttttcttagttGCCAAATCTGCTTTAACAACCTCCTCTTCCTTCCCCTTTCTTTCGAACTCTTGCAATTCGGCTAGCCGACTTTCTACCATCACACATTTCTTGTTTAACTCATCATACTTCTTGATTCGGTCCATCAACTCTGTTTAAATGTGCAAGAATTTATCCTGATTGTATTCAGCATTTTCTTGATAGTCGTTGAAGTCGGCCTTTAATGCTTCCAATTCAGAGCTGCTCTGCATCCAATCCAAAATCAGTGTTCCCCTCTCTTTCTCGGACTCTTCCATTATAGCCTTTCCTTTGCTCAATTGCAGCTCTAACATCATTATTTTTGCATCTCTATATTCGAATTGTTCGTTTAGAAATACTCTGCTTTTGTCTCcctccatcatcatcatttctAATGTTGTTTTATCTACCTTACTCTTTCCCAATTCTATTTGGAGCCTTTCTAATTGCCCCATAAGGTCCTCCTCATTActgaccttttttcttttcaatgaccCTTCTATAATTTGTGAAGGCCCGTCTTCAGAACATGGCATTCTAGGAGCGGCAGTCGGGGTCAAATTCCTCCACTTTTCATATCCTTCACTTGAGCTGGGGTCTCTCAACCTTTCAGACTCCTTTCGAATTAAAGTCAAGTGgctccaatcttgtttgatagTTTCAAGAACTTCTAGCGCGGATTGATCCTTGAAAAACCCGGAAAATTCAGCGACTCCCACAGTTCTTGGGATGTGTTGTATGCCGCCTAATTGTCTTATCACCAGGGCCGGAGCATAGCTGACATAACCTGTGATCCCAACTAAAGGTACCCAACATTTTTGTCCACAACTTACTAGGACATCAACCGATTTGACCCAAGGGGCTTTCCAACTAAAGTTGCTACTAGGTAACTCTTGCAGTTTTTTCATCCAACCCTGATTGCCCAAGCttccccattcttcttcttctactaactTCAAAGGTTTTTGattaaaccaccaaaaattattaaagattggCTTTTTGGTTTCGATATGGCTTACCATCCAGATGTATAATAACTGAGTACAACATCTCATTGCGCCTTTACCAGTCTTCCTGAAATGGTTGAGGGTCAGGAAGGTCTCAGCTAATATGGCAGTTATAGGGTTGACATGAGTATTTTCATACTCCACAAACGCAGCAGCAGCTTCTAGGCTTATAACCCCTGATAAGCTTGGAAATAATACGAGACCATATATCCCCAGAGCGATTAACCTGTCTCTTTCTAGCATCGATCCATATTgcaattttttcctttctagttCAACCTCCAGAAATTTCCACTTTAAACCGTTGGCATTCTTCTCTAAAAATCTGCTCAGATGTGGAATTTTCAGCAATTTTGACAATTCAGGAATTACCTTGTCACTTCTCAAAGGGAAATAAACCTTGTGCAGGTGTTTGGGAAACTCCATCAACATTCCATACTCTTCTACAGTAAGACACAAATCCACTTTTCCAAAGGAAAAACATCTGTAATCCGGATCCCAAAAGTTAATCAGGGCTTTGATTGCTGGGTTCAATACTTCTATCTTCGTAATTTCTAACAGTCGCCCATACTTCATGGAAAATGTCGCCTCATCAATGTTCTGACTATGAACCAATATTCTTTTCATCTCATTTACCATGCAATTCAGGTCTTTGACTACTGGAAGCTTCCTTGCATTACATCTAGAGCCGTCTCCCTCTGATAGTTGTGACAATTCAGAATTTTGCCCATATTCCACAGTAGTAAATTTGGTAATGATGGCCATCTTATCGTTAAAAAGACCTGAAAACCAATATGCTTTATGGTTAGGTTTAATGTATTATGCAAAACATGTACAGTGGAGCATACACCCTAAAGGTCGGTTCTAATTCTTTTATGCTTGACAAGGGTAGGTTGGCTATTCCGTCTCtaaaagggtctcttgttgtcccagtgatcgccctcatgaaggcaatatgggggctcagTAGGTAATGAGATGGCATATGGACCAatcattaccagtctaagcactcagcgaagagttggggtttacacaaacttaaaccttgactaaaagtcataaggtaagctgctagtcccccacttaacctaAAGTTTTTCTCATATAAACTCTCACATAAAAAGAATGATGCGTGAAACAGTTCTATACAATGtatgaacaaatatatacaaaaattaaagcgtgtaaataaaataagcatcttaaagacaaaatacagacaaaaccaacaacaaAATCAGACAAAACAatgcttagtccacaaggtccccagcggagttgccattctgtcgcacgtgtgcggcgtcgcggcgatcgtccaccctcaacgtatggatatatatctggtaaatgtggggagacaaggaattctttgtctcttagcggtaaaaaatggaatgggagtcgccacctagtattatggtcactaggaaccctaactggtctcagagatcaggtacggagactggttgcgtaaagggaaggtattagcaccccaaatacgccctacctaaggtaagatgcattgttttatttgtctaatcaaaatctaaggtttgGTCGTGTTTTCTACATGTTGGTCCTATCTATCTAAGactcaagaaaagccctcctcaataaggaggttcttatctttaaggggtaaaacctaactgttctaatATCTATAAAAGCACTATTGTTTTAAGATCAGGAATACGTATTACATGTAATATCGTATCCCGGATActgaaagacaaacaaaataaaatttttgttgtttttgaaattttggccaatgttctcttgactttaataaactagttattaaagccaaaatgcatgctaaaacattgtttttttggtgtataaaaaaaacacaatatgattttttactttgagacacttggccgtatgcacaaaaacattttttctttttcttttttttttttaatttttttgtattttttagaagttttgacgaaaaccgggtattttaatatcgaattttgtatttttagcaacataaaaaatattgcttgatattaatcaaaatgacataaaaaatacgcgggaaacttgtaaaattacaaacaaatatttttgaatttttcttttaacaacaaACATaagtaaaagtaaaacaaaCTGGGCCGGATCTGGCCCAACCATCCTGGGCTGGGCCTGACCCGGCCCATATACtgtgggctggactcagcccagccgcgtgggctgggctgatgttccagcccgTAACCAATAAAAggggctggttactgtgctgcGCACAGTAACCAGCAAAATATAATTAGCTAGTTACTGTGCACAGCACAATAACTAGCTAATTAATCTTCATTTTGCTGCAGAACGTaaacgttctgcatgcaaatgaagcTGAAGCGAAAAACGACAGGGGAGGGGAGAAAGTTACCTGGAGCGGTGGCGACGCTGGCGGCAGCGGATGCGGCAGGGGTGGTGGTGTAGGCGGTGGTtgttctctttccttctctcctctgtttctctcCTCAATCCCTTCTCTGTCTTCCGTTGTTCCCTCTCTCGGTTCtgctcctcttctt includes:
- the LOC112325029 gene encoding uncharacterized protein LOC112325029, which codes for MAIITKFTTVEYGQNSELSQLSEGDGSRCNARKLPVVKDLNCMVNEMKRILVHSQNIDEATFSMKYGRLLEITKIEVLNPAIKALINFWDPDYRCFSFGKVDLCLTVEEYGMLMEFPKHLHKVYFPLRSDKVIPELSKLLKIPHLSRFLEKNANGLKWKFLEVELERKKLQYGSMLERDRLIALGIYGLVLFPSLSGVISLEAAAAFVEYENTHVNPITAILAETFLTLNHFRKTGKGAMRCCTQLLYIWMVSHIETKKPIFNNFWWFNQKPLKLVEEEEWGSLGNQGWMKKLQELPSSNFSWKAPWVKSVDVLVSCGQKCWVPLVGITGYVSYAPALVIRQLGGIQHIPRTVGVAEFSGFFKDQSALEVLETIKQDWSHLTLIRKESERLRDPSSSEGYEKWRNLTPTAAPRMPCSEDGPSQIIEGSLKRKKVSNEEDLMGQLERLQIELGKSKVDKTTLEMMMMEGDKSRVFLNEQFEYRDAKIMMLELQLSKGKAIMEESEKERGTLILDWMQSSSELEALKADFNDYQENAEYNQDKFLHI